The proteins below come from a single Longimicrobiales bacterium genomic window:
- the speA gene encoding biosynthetic arginine decarboxylase, with product MGWTTEDSRELYNIDGWGIGYFDINERGHVTVHPTKDAARGLDLFELAMDLQAQGVGLPLLLRFSDILRTRIETLSEKFKLAIDEFEYTGRYTTVYPIKVNQQRHVLEEIVAFGERHGVGLEVGSKPELQAVLAMSERTDHLIVCNGYKDEEYLRLALIGQKLGHEVLIVIEKPSEVDTLLKIAQRTNVKPTAGVRIKLSATGAGRWSESAGERSKFGLNASQLARVLDRLEAAGQLDILKMVHFHLGSQIPDIRNIKAAMTEVARYYVELRKLGVGIDYVDVGGGLGVDYDGSRSTGSASVNYSIQEYANDIVYGLAEACRENDVPMPNIISESGRALTAHHALLLINVIDIETQKHEAPETPDEEAHSLLHELAATYNEFDERSVREVYHDTSYAKEQMMQHFTSGVMTLRERALAERYHLALMNRVADVVRKVPEEFEDIIPEIDAMLVDRYFCNFSLFQSLPDSWAIDQLFPIMPIHRLDEEPTRRGTLQDVTCDSDGKIDHFVDWRKPKPSLELHSFQGDDDYVLGIFLTGAYQEILGDLHNLFGDTNAVHIRLTDDGYEIGDLVHGDTITEVLNYVQFNVQDLVTTFRRKVANSRDITREEANAFIADYISGLDGYTYLEGEIA from the coding sequence ATGGGCTGGACGACCGAGGACTCGCGCGAGCTCTACAACATCGACGGCTGGGGTATCGGCTATTTCGATATCAACGAGCGGGGGCACGTCACGGTGCACCCGACCAAGGACGCGGCACGGGGCCTCGACCTGTTCGAGCTCGCCATGGACCTGCAGGCGCAGGGCGTCGGCCTGCCACTGCTGCTCCGCTTCTCGGACATCCTGCGCACGCGCATCGAGACGCTCTCGGAGAAGTTCAAGCTCGCGATCGACGAGTTCGAATACACAGGGCGCTACACCACGGTCTATCCGATCAAGGTGAACCAGCAGCGCCACGTGCTCGAGGAGATCGTCGCCTTCGGCGAGCGGCACGGTGTCGGCCTCGAGGTCGGCAGCAAGCCGGAGCTTCAGGCGGTGCTCGCCATGTCCGAGCGGACCGACCACCTGATCGTCTGCAACGGATACAAGGACGAGGAGTACCTCCGGCTCGCGCTGATCGGCCAGAAGCTCGGTCACGAGGTGCTGATCGTGATCGAGAAGCCCAGCGAGGTCGACACGCTGCTCAAGATCGCGCAGCGCACCAACGTCAAGCCGACCGCCGGCGTACGCATCAAGCTCTCGGCGACCGGCGCGGGTCGCTGGTCCGAGTCAGCCGGCGAGCGGAGCAAGTTCGGTCTGAACGCGTCGCAGCTCGCGCGCGTGCTCGACCGCCTGGAAGCGGCCGGCCAGCTCGACATCCTCAAGATGGTGCACTTCCATCTCGGCTCGCAGATCCCCGACATCCGCAACATCAAGGCGGCGATGACGGAAGTCGCGCGCTACTACGTCGAGCTGCGCAAGCTGGGCGTCGGCATCGACTACGTCGACGTTGGCGGCGGCCTGGGCGTCGATTACGACGGCTCCCGCTCGACCGGCAGCGCGTCCGTCAACTACTCCATCCAGGAGTACGCAAACGACATCGTCTACGGACTCGCCGAGGCATGCCGCGAGAACGACGTCCCCATGCCGAACATCATCAGCGAGTCCGGCCGCGCACTCACGGCACACCACGCGCTCCTGCTGATCAACGTGATCGATATCGAGACGCAGAAGCACGAGGCCCCCGAGACACCCGACGAAGAGGCTCACTCCCTGCTGCACGAGCTCGCCGCGACCTACAACGAGTTCGACGAGCGCTCCGTGCGCGAGGTCTACCACGACACCTCGTACGCCAAGGAGCAGATGATGCAGCACTTCACCTCCGGCGTCATGACACTCCGCGAGCGCGCCCTCGCCGAGCGCTACCACCTCGCGCTCATGAACCGCGTCGCCGACGTCGTACGGAAGGTTCCCGAGGAGTTCGAGGACATCATCCCCGAGATCGACGCCATGCTCGTCGATCGCTACTTCTGCAACTTCTCGCTCTTCCAGTCGCTGCCGGATTCCTGGGCGATCGATCAGCTCTTCCCCATCATGCCGATCCACCGCCTGGACGAAGAGCCCACCCGCCGCGGAACACTGCAGGACGTGACCTGCGACTCCGACGGCAAGATCGATCACTTCGTCGACTGGAGGAAGCCGAAGCCGTCGCTCGAGCTGCATTCCTTCCAGGGCGACGACGATTACGTGCTCGGCATCTTCCTGACCGGCGCATACCAGGAGATCCTCGGTGACCTGCACAACCTGTTCGGCGACACCAATGCCGTGCACATCCGCCTGACCGACGACGGCTACGAGATCGGCGACCTCGTGCACGGCGACACGATCACGGAAGTGCTCAACTACGTGCAGTTCAATGTGCAGGACCTGGTCACGACCTTCCGCCGCAAGGTCGCGAACTCACGCGACATCACGCGCGAAGAGGCCAACGCGTTCATCGCCGACTACATCAGCGGACTGGACGGGTATACGTACCTGGAGGGGGAGATCGCCTGA
- the speB gene encoding agmatinase translates to MRLPAGLQKLEWELPHTFMGLEEEANDFERAGVVILPVPYEATTSYGGGTANGPAAIVEASRFIELYDQELDTLPSDVGIATLPALALSGAGPEQAVAELREAYDAVLDAAGDRLVITLGGEHSISSAPILAHAERLGRAGRRLSVLQVDAHTDLRPDYEGSPWSHASIMARVAEACDITAVGIRALTREEVEFARSRDTINIFFADDIHDGTGWIDDVIATLGDDVYITFDVDGFDPSLVPATGTPEPGGLQWYPVMKLLRRVFAERRVHGVDVVELAPIAGYHAADFLVAKLVYKMVGYWQAGRRGRSIGRGAYGTSRSP, encoded by the coding sequence ATGCGTCTACCTGCGGGACTGCAGAAGCTGGAGTGGGAGCTGCCCCACACGTTCATGGGGCTGGAAGAGGAAGCGAACGATTTCGAGCGCGCGGGGGTGGTGATCCTGCCCGTGCCGTACGAGGCCACCACCAGTTACGGGGGGGGCACGGCGAACGGGCCCGCCGCGATCGTCGAGGCGAGCCGCTTCATCGAGCTGTACGACCAGGAGCTGGACACGCTGCCGAGCGACGTCGGCATTGCGACGCTGCCCGCGCTGGCGCTGTCCGGCGCGGGCCCGGAGCAGGCGGTCGCGGAGCTGCGCGAGGCGTATGACGCCGTGCTCGACGCCGCGGGCGACAGGCTCGTGATCACGCTGGGCGGTGAGCACTCCATCTCCAGCGCTCCGATCCTGGCGCATGCGGAGCGGCTCGGTCGCGCTGGCCGGCGGCTGAGTGTGCTGCAGGTCGACGCGCACACGGATCTCCGGCCCGACTACGAGGGGTCGCCCTGGTCGCATGCATCGATCATGGCGCGCGTGGCGGAGGCGTGTGACATCACCGCCGTCGGGATCCGGGCGCTGACCAGGGAGGAGGTCGAGTTCGCGCGCAGTCGCGACACGATCAACATCTTTTTCGCGGACGACATTCACGACGGCACGGGGTGGATCGACGACGTGATCGCGACGCTCGGCGACGACGTGTACATCACGTTCGACGTCGACGGCTTCGACCCCTCGCTCGTGCCGGCTACCGGCACGCCGGAGCCGGGCGGCCTGCAGTGGTACCCGGTAATGAAGCTGCTCCGCCGTGTGTTCGCCGAGCGGCGCGTGCACGGCGTGGACGTCGTCGAGCTTGCACCGATCGCCGGTTACCATGCCGCCGACTTCCTGGTCGCAAAGCTGGTCTACAAGATGGTCGGCTACTGGCAGGCGGGCCGCCGCGGGCGATCCATCGGGAGAGGGGCGTACGGCACGAGCCGTAGCCCCTGA
- a CDS encoding ABC transporter permease, with translation MSQLRLAGRALLRSPAYSVIALLTLVLGLGMNTAAFSLVRSVLLAPLPYPDGHELVVVREVNRQAREMDVAWKNFVDWRDRSRAFSGLAAYSDFESTILGPDRPVRTQVAAVTEDFFPLLGVAPLQGRALQAQDHRSNAAPAVVVSHRFWQTHLGSSTERLLSVDGHDARVVGVLPPGLEFPIGTDVWYAAELIEQSQNRTAHNYSVIGRLRDNAPVAAAEAELDAITRSFRDELGAGTDVGDYFPVEASVATLHEDMVGVMRRPLVILFGTSLILLLVACVNLASTTLARVTDRGRELALRHALGASRGELVRLQLLETGLLAGTGALLAFGLAALVVQVVRSTAPAGLTRFDSVSLDGTVGLFTLALALLTALLAGLWPALLATRRMAGSLRGGSRTGTSRESRRAWRVLIGAEFAAALLLLVTSGLLVRSFVRVLEVDPGYRTSGVLVATVDPPESLYPSPDERLRYYEELHGRLRALAGVADVGLVSRPPLASIANGLLQVTGGPVTDLTGNYQIASDGYFSTLGIGLVRGRTFDERDRAGSTPVVVVSRSFADEAWPGIDPIGHQVSSGGMEDSIRWATVIGVVEDVRQVELTRDPRPTVYLSYRQRPFRTWSMSAALRPGAGTAAALIPAVREAASSIDPNVPVRFATMEQRLADTLVQRRFVLMVIGAFSALALLLSAIGVYGVVAYAVTRRRREIGIRLALGSPRRAVVSAIQRDTLVPAAVGAATGILAALALTRVLESLLYEVQPADPLTYVSAAAVLGLTAWGASLVPALRSMRVGPLETMRTE, from the coding sequence GTGTCACAACTGCGACTGGCCGGACGCGCACTCCTGCGCAGTCCGGCCTACTCCGTCATTGCGTTGCTCACGCTCGTGCTGGGGCTGGGCATGAACACCGCCGCATTCAGCCTCGTGCGGAGCGTGCTGCTCGCGCCGCTGCCGTACCCGGACGGCCACGAGCTGGTCGTGGTGCGGGAGGTGAACCGGCAGGCGCGCGAGATGGACGTCGCGTGGAAGAACTTCGTCGACTGGCGGGACCGCTCGCGCGCCTTCAGCGGACTTGCGGCGTACAGCGACTTCGAATCGACGATCCTCGGACCCGATCGCCCCGTGCGCACGCAGGTCGCGGCAGTGACCGAGGATTTCTTTCCGCTGCTGGGCGTGGCACCGCTGCAGGGTCGGGCGCTGCAGGCGCAGGATCATCGCAGCAACGCTGCCCCTGCGGTCGTGGTCAGCCACCGCTTCTGGCAGACGCACCTCGGCTCGAGCACCGAGCGGCTGCTGAGCGTCGATGGGCATGACGCCCGCGTGGTCGGTGTCCTGCCCCCGGGGCTGGAGTTCCCGATCGGCACGGACGTCTGGTACGCCGCAGAGCTCATCGAGCAGAGCCAGAACCGCACCGCGCACAACTACAGCGTGATCGGACGGCTGCGCGACAATGCCCCCGTCGCTGCAGCGGAGGCGGAGCTGGACGCAATCACGCGCTCCTTCCGCGACGAGCTCGGTGCCGGGACAGACGTAGGCGACTACTTCCCGGTCGAGGCGAGCGTCGCGACACTGCACGAGGACATGGTCGGCGTGATGCGACGTCCGCTCGTCATCCTCTTCGGCACCTCGCTGATCCTGCTGCTCGTCGCGTGCGTCAACCTGGCGAGCACGACGCTCGCTCGCGTCACGGACCGGGGCCGCGAGCTGGCGTTGCGGCACGCACTCGGTGCGAGCCGGGGCGAGCTGGTGCGCCTGCAGCTGCTGGAGACCGGGCTCCTCGCCGGCACGGGTGCCCTCCTCGCGTTCGGGCTCGCCGCGCTCGTCGTGCAGGTCGTGCGGTCCACGGCGCCTGCGGGTCTCACGCGCTTCGACAGCGTGAGCCTCGACGGCACGGTCGGGCTGTTCACCCTCGCGCTCGCCCTGCTCACGGCGCTCCTGGCCGGACTGTGGCCCGCGCTGCTCGCGACCCGCAGGATGGCCGGATCACTGCGCGGCGGCTCCCGTACGGGTACGAGCAGGGAATCGCGGCGCGCCTGGCGCGTTCTCATCGGCGCAGAGTTCGCGGCCGCATTGCTGCTGCTCGTCACCTCGGGCCTGCTCGTGCGCAGCTTTGTGCGCGTGCTGGAGGTCGATCCCGGCTACCGGACGAGCGGTGTGCTGGTGGCGACGGTCGATCCGCCCGAATCGCTCTATCCCTCTCCCGACGAGCGCCTGCGCTATTACGAGGAGCTGCACGGCCGGCTGCGGGCGCTCGCAGGCGTCGCGGACGTGGGCCTGGTTTCCCGGCCGCCGCTGGCGTCCATTGCCAACGGCCTGCTGCAGGTGACCGGCGGCCCTGTCACCGACCTGACCGGCAATTACCAGATCGCGAGCGACGGCTACTTCAGCACGCTCGGCATCGGACTCGTCCGCGGGCGCACGTTCGACGAACGGGACCGCGCGGGCAGCACGCCGGTGGTGGTGGTGAGTCGCTCCTTTGCGGACGAGGCGTGGCCGGGCATCGATCCGATCGGACACCAGGTGTCGAGTGGCGGCATGGAGGACAGCATCCGCTGGGCGACGGTGATCGGTGTGGTCGAGGACGTGCGGCAGGTCGAGCTGACGCGCGACCCGCGACCGACCGTATACCTGTCCTACCGGCAGCGGCCGTTCCGCACGTGGAGCATGAGCGCGGCGCTCCGGCCGGGTGCTGGCACGGCGGCCGCGCTGATACCTGCCGTGCGCGAAGCGGCCTCGTCAATCGACCCGAATGTGCCGGTCCGTTTTGCCACCATGGAGCAGCGCCTCGCGGACACGCTGGTGCAGCGCCGTTTCGTGCTCATGGTGATCGGCGCCTTCTCCGCGCTGGCGCTGCTGCTGTCGGCGATCGGCGTCTACGGGGTGGTCGCGTACGCGGTCACCCGACGGCGTCGCGAGATCGGCATCCGCCTGGCACTCGGCTCGCCGCGCCGCGCGGTGGTCAGTGCGATACAGCGTGACACGCTCGTGCCGGCCGCAGTCGGCGCTGCCACCGGCATCCTGGCGGCCCTCGCGCTGACGCGTGTGCTGGAGAGCCTGCTGTACGAGGTGCAGCCCGCCGATCCGCTGACGTATGTCTCGGCAGCGGCCGTGCTCGGGCTGACGGCGTGGGGTGCCAGCCTGGTCCCGGCGCTGCGCTCCATGCGCGTCGGGCCGCTGGAAACGATGCGTACGGAGTAG
- a CDS encoding DUF6438 domain-containing protein, producing the protein MRVHHVLHRLTGCIVLLAASCAPAQNGGTQQDTRSTSVDEGARVVMERGPCFGTCPVYEVRIDASGVVSFDGRRFTDLSGTATAGIPRDSAAALMRSLEADGFFDLAPRYLHGEKECGAYHTDAPHVRLTLSLGGRTHTVQHDYGCTGAPEVLRSMHDRVDATAGVGRWISR; encoded by the coding sequence GTGAGAGTGCACCACGTGCTGCATCGTCTGACCGGCTGCATCGTTCTGCTCGCCGCATCATGTGCTCCCGCCCAGAACGGCGGAACGCAGCAGGACACCCGCAGCACGAGCGTGGACGAGGGCGCCCGGGTGGTAATGGAGCGCGGGCCCTGCTTCGGCACCTGCCCCGTGTACGAGGTGAGGATCGACGCCAGCGGTGTCGTGAGCTTCGATGGCCGCCGCTTCACCGATCTCAGCGGCACCGCGACGGCCGGGATTCCGCGCGACTCTGCGGCCGCTCTCATGCGCAGCCTCGAGGCGGACGGCTTCTTCGACCTGGCGCCCCGCTACCTGCACGGTGAAAAGGAGTGCGGCGCGTATCACACGGACGCGCCGCACGTCAGGCTGACGTTGTCGCTCGGCGGACGCACGCACACCGTGCAGCACGATTATGGCTGCACGGGCGCGCCCGAAGTCCTGCGAAGCATGCACGATCGCGTCGATGCGACCGCAGGTGTGGGGCGCTGGATCAGCCGGTAG